A portion of the Scylla paramamosain isolate STU-SP2022 chromosome 2, ASM3559412v1, whole genome shotgun sequence genome contains these proteins:
- the LOC135109520 gene encoding ligand of Numb protein X 2-like isoform X1 produces MVGVYEVGKWGWVARSSPTDRTKNKQLSIHVISDGITRLPILEGEISHIEIPRRHPALGLTIVGGADTPLRCVVVQEVFPDGLVAQDGRLQPGDQIIEVDGVDMTSATHQAVCQALRRPNAVLRLGVYRERIEAYRTSPHAGHDDLHGTPVEGTEQGEMMAVTLHKESNRQLGLKLGGRRTEPGIFVMEVLEGSVAAQDGRLHPHDRILAINGADVRYARLDHASTLIHESQNRVSLVVRRGPGPAAFEYSSRATVSSPECPPHAWRRSPSENGSQGSHGDEPSVSEGGCGGGPLQYGRSASCDSLSDHSLVSSMLSSPSTGLPSDAGGGTSSPPRGGSPITSSPSYCTSDTDDVEIHPHQATSDPHYQGHHHPHQPGVSPPADHTIHHTTSISLPVTPRGGQAPEDTHDFAAGLRRLLHSENNHLQQKNVTIKKATRESLGMRIGGGLGSNEGDTPIYIANINPQGPVGRRRNVKKGDVVLSVNGQSLVGLTHGQAVALLKATAELAGVTLSLLDGPETSLGSANFVPSWLFWQKLPRSLHVSKSVVLHRAPGASLGFSIVGGADPQRGTEPIHVLFVVQSSPAAADGKLRCGDRLLAVDGHSLELVRHAAAVALLKQAGQRVHLQVVSWLGTEL; encoded by the exons GCATCACGCGGCTGCCCATTCTCGAAGGGGAGATCTCCCACATCGAGATTCCCCGCCGACACCCGGCCCTCGGCCTCACCATCGTGGGCGGCGCCGACACCCCGCTG CGGTGCGTGGTGGTGCAGGAAGTGTTCCCGGACGGGCTGGTGGCACAGGATGGCCGCCTTCAGCCTGGCGACCAGATCATTGAGGTGGACGGCGTGGACATGACCTCGGCGACCCACCAGGCCGTGTGTCAGGCCCTGCGGCGGCCCAATGCTGTGCTGCGACTGGGCGTGTACCGCGAGAGGATCGAGGCGTACCGCACCTCACCGCACGCTGGGCACGATGACCTGCACGGCACGCCAGTGGAAGGTACGGAGCAAG GTGAGATGATGGCCGTCACGCTGCACAAGGAGAGCAACCGTCAGCTGGGGCTGAAGCTTGGGGGCCGCCGCACCGAACCCGGCATCTTTGTGATGGAGGTGCTGGAGGGCTCTGTGGCAGCCCAAGACGGGCGCCTCCACCCGCACGACCGCATCCTGGCCATCAACGGCGCGGACGTGCGGTATGCTCGCCTTGACCATGCTTCCACCCTCATCCACGAGTCTCAGAACCGAGTAAGCCTTGTGGTGCGGCGAGGCCCGGGTCCTGCGGCCTTCGAGTACAGCAGTCGTGCCACTGTCTCTTCACCTGAGTGCCCGCCCCACGCCTGGCGTCGCAGTCCCAGTGAGAATGGATCTCAAGGTTCGCATGGGGACGAGCCGAGCGTCAGTGAGGGAGGATGTGGAGGCGGCCCTCTGCAGTATGGCCGCTCAGCCTCTTGTGACTCTCTTAGCGACCACAGTCTCGTATCCTCCATGCTTTCCTCCCCCAGCACTGGCCTCCCCTCCGACGCAGGGGGAGGAACTAGTTCTCCTCCTAGAGGTGGATCTCCAATAACGTCTTCTCCAAGTTACTGCACTTCCGACACCGATGATGTAGAGATACATCCCCATCAGGCGACAAGCGATCCACACTACCAAggccaccaccatccccaccaacCCGGAGTGAGTCCTCCAGCAGACCACACCATTCACCACACCACCTCCATATCTCTGCCAGTCACCCCAAGGGGAGGTCAGGCTCCCGAAGATACACATGACTTCGCGGCAGGTCTGAGGCGACTCTTGCACTCAGAGAACAATCATCTACAACAGAAGAATGTCACCATAAAAAAG GCCACGAGGGAGAGTCTGGGCATGAGGATAGGCGGTGGTCTGGGCAGCAACGAAGGTGACACGCCAATCTACATTGCAAACATCAATCCGCAGGGACCCGTCGGCCGTCGGCGCAACGTTAAA aAAGGGGACGTGGTGCTGTCGGTGAACGGACAGTCACTGGTGGGCCTGACGCACGGCCAGGCTGTGGCGCTGCTCAAGGCCACGGCCGAGCTGGCAGGCGTCACGCTCTCGCTTCTGGACGGGCCAGAGACCTCGTTAGGTTCGGCTAACTTCGTACCGTCGTGGCTGTTCTGGCAGAAACTCCCTCGCTCGCTGCACGTGTCAAAAAGCGTGGTGCTGCACCGCGCACCGGGCGCGTCGCTCGGTTTCAGCATCGTGGGCGGCGCCGACCCGCAACGCGGCACGGAGCCCATCCACGTACTGTTCGTGGTGCAGTCGTCGCCGGCAGCAGCCGACGGCAAGCTGCGCTGCGGAGACCGGCTGTTGGCGGTGGACGGCCACTCGCTGGAGCTGGTGCGGCACGCCGCTGCCGTGGCCCTGCTCAAGCAGGCCGGCCAGAGGGTGCACCTGCAGGTTGTGTCCTGGCTGGGCACGGAGCTGTGA
- the LOC135109520 gene encoding ligand of Numb protein X 2-like isoform X2 — MVGVYEVGKWGWVARSSPTDRTKNKQLSIHVISDGITRLPILEGEISHIEIPRRHPALGLTIVGGADTPLRCVVVQEVFPDGLVAQDGRLQPGDQIIEVDGVDMTSATHQAVCQALRRPNAVLRLGVYRERIEAYRTSPHAGHDDLHGTPVEGEMMAVTLHKESNRQLGLKLGGRRTEPGIFVMEVLEGSVAAQDGRLHPHDRILAINGADVRYARLDHASTLIHESQNRVSLVVRRGPGPAAFEYSSRATVSSPECPPHAWRRSPSENGSQGSHGDEPSVSEGGCGGGPLQYGRSASCDSLSDHSLVSSMLSSPSTGLPSDAGGGTSSPPRGGSPITSSPSYCTSDTDDVEIHPHQATSDPHYQGHHHPHQPGVSPPADHTIHHTTSISLPVTPRGGQAPEDTHDFAAGLRRLLHSENNHLQQKNVTIKKATRESLGMRIGGGLGSNEGDTPIYIANINPQGPVGRRRNVKKGDVVLSVNGQSLVGLTHGQAVALLKATAELAGVTLSLLDGPETSLGSANFVPSWLFWQKLPRSLHVSKSVVLHRAPGASLGFSIVGGADPQRGTEPIHVLFVVQSSPAAADGKLRCGDRLLAVDGHSLELVRHAAAVALLKQAGQRVHLQVVSWLGTEL; from the exons GCATCACGCGGCTGCCCATTCTCGAAGGGGAGATCTCCCACATCGAGATTCCCCGCCGACACCCGGCCCTCGGCCTCACCATCGTGGGCGGCGCCGACACCCCGCTG CGGTGCGTGGTGGTGCAGGAAGTGTTCCCGGACGGGCTGGTGGCACAGGATGGCCGCCTTCAGCCTGGCGACCAGATCATTGAGGTGGACGGCGTGGACATGACCTCGGCGACCCACCAGGCCGTGTGTCAGGCCCTGCGGCGGCCCAATGCTGTGCTGCGACTGGGCGTGTACCGCGAGAGGATCGAGGCGTACCGCACCTCACCGCACGCTGGGCACGATGACCTGCACGGCACGCCAGTGGAAG GTGAGATGATGGCCGTCACGCTGCACAAGGAGAGCAACCGTCAGCTGGGGCTGAAGCTTGGGGGCCGCCGCACCGAACCCGGCATCTTTGTGATGGAGGTGCTGGAGGGCTCTGTGGCAGCCCAAGACGGGCGCCTCCACCCGCACGACCGCATCCTGGCCATCAACGGCGCGGACGTGCGGTATGCTCGCCTTGACCATGCTTCCACCCTCATCCACGAGTCTCAGAACCGAGTAAGCCTTGTGGTGCGGCGAGGCCCGGGTCCTGCGGCCTTCGAGTACAGCAGTCGTGCCACTGTCTCTTCACCTGAGTGCCCGCCCCACGCCTGGCGTCGCAGTCCCAGTGAGAATGGATCTCAAGGTTCGCATGGGGACGAGCCGAGCGTCAGTGAGGGAGGATGTGGAGGCGGCCCTCTGCAGTATGGCCGCTCAGCCTCTTGTGACTCTCTTAGCGACCACAGTCTCGTATCCTCCATGCTTTCCTCCCCCAGCACTGGCCTCCCCTCCGACGCAGGGGGAGGAACTAGTTCTCCTCCTAGAGGTGGATCTCCAATAACGTCTTCTCCAAGTTACTGCACTTCCGACACCGATGATGTAGAGATACATCCCCATCAGGCGACAAGCGATCCACACTACCAAggccaccaccatccccaccaacCCGGAGTGAGTCCTCCAGCAGACCACACCATTCACCACACCACCTCCATATCTCTGCCAGTCACCCCAAGGGGAGGTCAGGCTCCCGAAGATACACATGACTTCGCGGCAGGTCTGAGGCGACTCTTGCACTCAGAGAACAATCATCTACAACAGAAGAATGTCACCATAAAAAAG GCCACGAGGGAGAGTCTGGGCATGAGGATAGGCGGTGGTCTGGGCAGCAACGAAGGTGACACGCCAATCTACATTGCAAACATCAATCCGCAGGGACCCGTCGGCCGTCGGCGCAACGTTAAA aAAGGGGACGTGGTGCTGTCGGTGAACGGACAGTCACTGGTGGGCCTGACGCACGGCCAGGCTGTGGCGCTGCTCAAGGCCACGGCCGAGCTGGCAGGCGTCACGCTCTCGCTTCTGGACGGGCCAGAGACCTCGTTAGGTTCGGCTAACTTCGTACCGTCGTGGCTGTTCTGGCAGAAACTCCCTCGCTCGCTGCACGTGTCAAAAAGCGTGGTGCTGCACCGCGCACCGGGCGCGTCGCTCGGTTTCAGCATCGTGGGCGGCGCCGACCCGCAACGCGGCACGGAGCCCATCCACGTACTGTTCGTGGTGCAGTCGTCGCCGGCAGCAGCCGACGGCAAGCTGCGCTGCGGAGACCGGCTGTTGGCGGTGGACGGCCACTCGCTGGAGCTGGTGCGGCACGCCGCTGCCGTGGCCCTGCTCAAGCAGGCCGGCCAGAGGGTGCACCTGCAGGTTGTGTCCTGGCTGGGCACGGAGCTGTGA
- the LOC135109520 gene encoding ligand of Numb protein X 2-like isoform X3 has protein sequence MTSATHQAVCQALRRPNAVLRLGVYRERIEAYRTSPHAGHDDLHGTPVEGTEQGEMMAVTLHKESNRQLGLKLGGRRTEPGIFVMEVLEGSVAAQDGRLHPHDRILAINGADVRYARLDHASTLIHESQNRVSLVVRRGPGPAAFEYSSRATVSSPECPPHAWRRSPSENGSQGSHGDEPSVSEGGCGGGPLQYGRSASCDSLSDHSLVSSMLSSPSTGLPSDAGGGTSSPPRGGSPITSSPSYCTSDTDDVEIHPHQATSDPHYQGHHHPHQPGVSPPADHTIHHTTSISLPVTPRGGQAPEDTHDFAAGLRRLLHSENNHLQQKNVTIKKATRESLGMRIGGGLGSNEGDTPIYIANINPQGPVGRRRNVKKGDVVLSVNGQSLVGLTHGQAVALLKATAELAGVTLSLLDGPETSLGSANFVPSWLFWQKLPRSLHVSKSVVLHRAPGASLGFSIVGGADPQRGTEPIHVLFVVQSSPAAADGKLRCGDRLLAVDGHSLELVRHAAAVALLKQAGQRVHLQVVSWLGTEL, from the exons ATGACCTCGGCGACCCACCAGGCCGTGTGTCAGGCCCTGCGGCGGCCCAATGCTGTGCTGCGACTGGGCGTGTACCGCGAGAGGATCGAGGCGTACCGCACCTCACCGCACGCTGGGCACGATGACCTGCACGGCACGCCAGTGGAAGGTACGGAGCAAG GTGAGATGATGGCCGTCACGCTGCACAAGGAGAGCAACCGTCAGCTGGGGCTGAAGCTTGGGGGCCGCCGCACCGAACCCGGCATCTTTGTGATGGAGGTGCTGGAGGGCTCTGTGGCAGCCCAAGACGGGCGCCTCCACCCGCACGACCGCATCCTGGCCATCAACGGCGCGGACGTGCGGTATGCTCGCCTTGACCATGCTTCCACCCTCATCCACGAGTCTCAGAACCGAGTAAGCCTTGTGGTGCGGCGAGGCCCGGGTCCTGCGGCCTTCGAGTACAGCAGTCGTGCCACTGTCTCTTCACCTGAGTGCCCGCCCCACGCCTGGCGTCGCAGTCCCAGTGAGAATGGATCTCAAGGTTCGCATGGGGACGAGCCGAGCGTCAGTGAGGGAGGATGTGGAGGCGGCCCTCTGCAGTATGGCCGCTCAGCCTCTTGTGACTCTCTTAGCGACCACAGTCTCGTATCCTCCATGCTTTCCTCCCCCAGCACTGGCCTCCCCTCCGACGCAGGGGGAGGAACTAGTTCTCCTCCTAGAGGTGGATCTCCAATAACGTCTTCTCCAAGTTACTGCACTTCCGACACCGATGATGTAGAGATACATCCCCATCAGGCGACAAGCGATCCACACTACCAAggccaccaccatccccaccaacCCGGAGTGAGTCCTCCAGCAGACCACACCATTCACCACACCACCTCCATATCTCTGCCAGTCACCCCAAGGGGAGGTCAGGCTCCCGAAGATACACATGACTTCGCGGCAGGTCTGAGGCGACTCTTGCACTCAGAGAACAATCATCTACAACAGAAGAATGTCACCATAAAAAAG GCCACGAGGGAGAGTCTGGGCATGAGGATAGGCGGTGGTCTGGGCAGCAACGAAGGTGACACGCCAATCTACATTGCAAACATCAATCCGCAGGGACCCGTCGGCCGTCGGCGCAACGTTAAA aAAGGGGACGTGGTGCTGTCGGTGAACGGACAGTCACTGGTGGGCCTGACGCACGGCCAGGCTGTGGCGCTGCTCAAGGCCACGGCCGAGCTGGCAGGCGTCACGCTCTCGCTTCTGGACGGGCCAGAGACCTCGTTAGGTTCGGCTAACTTCGTACCGTCGTGGCTGTTCTGGCAGAAACTCCCTCGCTCGCTGCACGTGTCAAAAAGCGTGGTGCTGCACCGCGCACCGGGCGCGTCGCTCGGTTTCAGCATCGTGGGCGGCGCCGACCCGCAACGCGGCACGGAGCCCATCCACGTACTGTTCGTGGTGCAGTCGTCGCCGGCAGCAGCCGACGGCAAGCTGCGCTGCGGAGACCGGCTGTTGGCGGTGGACGGCCACTCGCTGGAGCTGGTGCGGCACGCCGCTGCCGTGGCCCTGCTCAAGCAGGCCGGCCAGAGGGTGCACCTGCAGGTTGTGTCCTGGCTGGGCACGGAGCTGTGA